A stretch of Ammospiza caudacuta isolate bAmmCau1 chromosome 18, bAmmCau1.pri, whole genome shotgun sequence DNA encodes these proteins:
- the ESS2 gene encoding splicing factor ESS-2 homolog, which produces MEAMPVPPASPAALGPAPAAGPVAVTGKEVVSPAARHPKKILDEEAYIESLEKIIQRDFFPDVEKLRAQKDYLEAEENGDLEKMRQIAIKFGSSLNKSSRDTPAPYVTPATFETPEVHPGGLPVGNKSKAGIKTAEEGEAEKDDKDALPSLDTFLAKHTSEDNASFEQIMEVAKEKEKVKHAWLYSAEEEYTRRQNENLALPSAEQQALENVKAGLDTWEYTARNTLMYYPTGVPDESEVFKKPREVVHRNTRFVKDPFSQAVSKSQLQQAAALNAQYKQGKVGPDGKELIPQDSPKVNGYGFVATPSPAPGVNESPFMTWGEIESTPLRLEGSERPYVDRTPGPAFKILEPGRRERLGLKMANEVAAKNRAKKQEALRKVTENLASLTPKGLSPAMSPALQRLVNRTASKYTDKALRASYTPSPAHTGTPGYKTPASGPQTPQSTPQSRTVSQTPVSQDTTSITDNLLQLPKRRKASEFF; this is translated from the exons ATGGAGGCGATGCCGGTGCCCCCCGCCTCTCCCGCCGCTCTGGGGCCGGCTCCCGCCGCGGGCCCCGTCGCCGTGACGGGGAAGGAGGTGGTGTCGCCGGCCGCGAGGCATCCGAAGAAGATCCTGGATGAGGAGGCCTATATCGAG AGCTTGGAGAAAATCATCCAGCGGGACTTTTTTCCTGATGTGGAGAAGCTGCGAGCACAGAAGGACTATCTGGAGGCTGAGGAAAATGGAGACTTGGAGAAAATGAGACAAATTGCTATCAAGTTTGGCTCTTCCTTGAACAAATCGTCAAGGGACACACCTGCACCCT ATGTTACCCCAGCCACGTTTGAAACCCCAGAAGTGCATCCAGGTGGTCTTCCAGTGGGAAATAAATCTAAAGCTGGCATCAAGACTGCAGAGGAAG GAGAAGCAGAGAAGGATGATAAGGATGCTCTTCCCAGCCTGGACACGTTCCTGGCCAAGCACACGAGCGAGGACAACGCCTCCTTTGAGCAGATCATGGAGGTGgccaaggagaaggagaaggtcAAGCACGCCTGGCTGTACAGTGCAGAGGAGGAGTACACCCGG CGACAAAATGAAAACCTGGCACTTCCTTCAGCTGAGCAGCAAGCTCTGGAGAATGTGAAAGCTGGGCTGGATACCTGGGAATACACAGCTCGAAACACCCTCATGTATTATCCCACAG GTGTGCCTGATGAGAGTGAAGTTTTTAAGAAGCCCAGGGAAGTTGTGCACCGAAACACACGTTTTGTGAAGGACCCTTTTAGCCAAGCTGTGAGCAAATCACAGCTCCAACAAGCTGCAGCCCTCAATGCTCAG tacaaACAGGGCAAAGTGGGACCTGATGGGAAAGAACTGATACCCCAAGATTCTCCAAAAGTGAATGGGTATGGATTTGTGGCTAccccctctcctgccccag GTGTGAATGAGTCACCTTTTATGACATGGGGTGAAATTGAAAGCACCCCTTTACGTCTGGAAGGGTCAGAAAGACCTTACGTGGACAGAACACCTGGCCCAGCTTTCAAG ATCCTGGAGCCCGGACGCCGTGAGAGGTTGGGACTGAAGATGGCCAATGAAGTGGCAGCTAAAAACCGAGCAAAGAAGCAGGAGGCACTTCGAAAAGTGACAGAAAacctggccag CCTTACTCCAAAAGGACTGAGCCCAGCAATGTCACCAGCTTTGCAAAGACTTGTAAACAGGACTGCAAGTAAATACACGGACAAAGCCCTGCGAGCCAGCTACACCCCCTCGCCAGCCCACACAGGAACTCCTGGGTACAAGACCCCAGCCAGTGGGCCTCAAACCCCCCAGAGCACCCCACAGTCTAGGACAGTATCTCAGACACCAGTATCTCAGGATACCACATCCATCACGGACAATTTGCTGCAGCTTCCCAAAAGAAGAAAGGCATCTGAATTCTTCTGA
- the GSC2 gene encoding homeobox protein goosecoid-2, which yields MSAEPVPGAEAARRGLKKPRPFSIEHILSSPSEKSPQVLVPLCLQSILDCTPQRPCELETIPASSLQEEEEEEEEEELEGAGCSCCCCSHTSARSLQELPAWLDARLPWPMRLLQPALRACRSSQEKAELQGLQQQLQRRTRRHRTIFSEEQLQALETLFHQNQYPDVVTREHLANRIHLKEERVEVWFKNRRAKWRHQKRATASVVTLQAKQPPKEGC from the exons ATGTCTGCAGAGccagtgccaggggctgaggctgccagGAGAGGCCTGAAGAAGCCACGTCCGTTCAGCATCGAGCACATCCTCTCTAGCCCCTCGGAGAAGAGCCCCCAGGTCTTGgtgcccctgtgcctgcagagcatCCTGGACTGCACACCCCAGAGGCCCTGTGAGCTGGAGACCATCCcagccagctccctgcaggaggaggaggaggaggaagaggaggaagagctggaaggcgcaggctgcagctgctgctgctgttctcacACAAGTGCCcgttccctgcaggagctgccggCGTGGCTGG aTGCGCGGCTGCCCTGGCCCATGCGGCTCCTGCAGCCGGCGCTCAGGGCgtgcaggagctcccaggagaaggcagagctgcagggcctgcagcagcagctgcagcgccGCACGCGCCGGCACCGCACCATCTTCAgcgaggagcagctgcaggcgCTGGAGACGCTGTTCCACCAGAACCAGTACCCGGACGTGGTGACCCGCGAGCACCTGGCAAACCGCATCCACCTCAAGGAGGAGCGCGTGGAG GTTTGGTTTAAAAATCGTCGGGCGAAGTGGCGACACCAGAAGAGGGCGACTGCCTCGGTGGTGACCCTGCAGGCCAAGCAGCCCCCCAAGGAGGGCTGTTAG